A section of the Polyangium spumosum genome encodes:
- a CDS encoding HNH endonuclease signature motif containing protein yields the protein MAEPRAETPQSRYRRIVREVLDARGRFCECCGVPARHVHHIIPCSISGIASELVFDPANLIVICNDCHMLMHPLIRRPSWTKAAKGRGIALNR from the coding sequence ATGGCAGAACCCAGGGCCGAGACCCCTCAAAGCCGTTACCGGCGCATCGTCCGCGAGGTCCTCGACGCGCGCGGGCGGTTCTGCGAGTGCTGCGGCGTTCCGGCGCGGCATGTTCACCATATCATCCCGTGCTCTATCTCGGGGATCGCCTCGGAGCTGGTCTTCGATCCCGCCAATCTGATCGTGATCTGCAACGATTGCCACATGCTCATGCACCCCCTGATCCGGAGGCCGTCATGGACCAAAGCAGCGAAGGGCCGCGGGATCGCGCTCAACCGTTGA
- a CDS encoding DUF2586 family protein, with protein MPSAEITFTEFGPAGEPASAARVVAKVGVCSAGSKNTVYAFDVPSPVAKALGEGPLTEATAQAVRVSRQRTLAVPVEASIPGALDPLMQSGPGPALLFAGAPTDTAAVRVRITKSGPQGVGRFRVSISGTSAGAQVVPRFGTELVIPSRKAAEVTGTRDLSRLAYAKPAVVRGDKDLGASGLYGAGGLLDGKGIEAKIHGAEVSCLLEAPKDGAALLAQLSNAFAACVFSIDGGARLVWTSKAIGKAATIELLGGSALVALGLVVGLKQGEAGDLDGTTLDLQEDAGQVQTVEFKDPPADPAAVVAVLGKANNVAASLVAPASKLRLASKTIGEGSSLAILGGSAIELLGLPKATAKGREADHKIPGLGVTIQFPAAAFVKDTEYGFACHAPGFSIESVIQAIDKLVHVKADFRILHVVGELADAAETRALAEALDTKIAELEALKRPIVAILGAPLGETDEALAEAFEGFVSRRVCVCARGAWLRGGTLQGSFLRSQSWAAAYKAAAVRFSSDLGNHDDGPLKEVDALPVDEGLATVKLRAARFTVMDTSGGNVYFARGLTMADERSRYRDLNVARVMIEAYLAAQPILDNEINNDPPLNEDGTLETNTAGAIDRAVTNALSGALMPDHASAVRARVIRTDNVFETNLLRARMTVVPRGQIYGVSAELGPGLLTDNEEEGG; from the coding sequence ATGCCGAGCGCTGAAATCACGTTCACCGAATTCGGGCCGGCGGGCGAGCCTGCCTCCGCCGCGCGGGTGGTCGCCAAGGTTGGCGTATGCTCGGCGGGGTCGAAGAATACCGTTTATGCGTTCGATGTACCTTCGCCCGTCGCGAAAGCTCTCGGCGAGGGACCGCTCACGGAAGCCACGGCGCAAGCGGTCCGCGTCTCCAGGCAGCGCACGCTCGCGGTTCCCGTCGAGGCAAGCATTCCGGGCGCGCTCGACCCGCTCATGCAATCCGGGCCGGGGCCGGCGCTGCTGTTCGCGGGCGCTCCGACCGATACGGCGGCGGTGCGTGTACGCATCACAAAGAGCGGGCCGCAAGGCGTCGGGCGGTTCCGCGTCTCCATCTCGGGGACGTCGGCGGGCGCGCAGGTGGTTCCTCGGTTTGGAACCGAGCTCGTGATTCCCTCGCGGAAGGCGGCCGAGGTTACGGGGACGCGGGACCTGTCGCGGCTCGCGTATGCAAAACCGGCCGTCGTCCGCGGTGACAAAGACCTCGGGGCGTCGGGCCTCTACGGGGCCGGGGGCCTGCTCGATGGGAAGGGCATCGAGGCGAAGATCCACGGCGCCGAGGTGTCTTGCTTGCTCGAGGCGCCGAAGGACGGGGCCGCGCTGCTCGCGCAACTGTCGAACGCGTTTGCCGCGTGCGTGTTCTCGATCGACGGGGGCGCGCGGCTCGTGTGGACCTCGAAGGCCATCGGGAAGGCGGCGACGATCGAGCTCCTCGGCGGCTCGGCGCTCGTCGCGCTTGGCCTGGTGGTCGGGCTGAAGCAAGGCGAGGCGGGGGACCTCGACGGGACGACGCTCGATTTGCAGGAAGACGCGGGCCAGGTGCAAACCGTCGAATTCAAGGATCCGCCTGCCGATCCGGCGGCGGTCGTCGCGGTGCTCGGGAAGGCGAATAACGTGGCGGCGTCGCTCGTGGCTCCGGCCTCGAAGCTGCGGCTCGCGAGCAAGACGATCGGCGAGGGGTCGAGCCTCGCGATCCTCGGCGGGAGCGCGATCGAGCTGCTCGGCCTCCCAAAGGCGACGGCGAAGGGGCGCGAGGCGGACCATAAGATCCCGGGCCTCGGCGTGACGATCCAGTTTCCCGCGGCTGCGTTCGTCAAGGACACTGAATACGGGTTCGCCTGCCATGCGCCGGGGTTCTCGATCGAGTCTGTGATCCAGGCGATCGACAAGCTCGTGCACGTGAAGGCCGATTTCCGGATCCTGCATGTCGTCGGCGAGCTCGCCGATGCTGCGGAAACGAGGGCGCTGGCGGAGGCCCTGGACACGAAGATCGCTGAGCTCGAAGCGCTCAAGCGGCCGATCGTCGCGATCCTCGGTGCGCCGCTCGGCGAGACGGACGAAGCGCTCGCGGAAGCTTTCGAGGGCTTCGTTTCGCGGCGCGTGTGCGTGTGCGCGCGGGGCGCGTGGCTCCGCGGTGGGACGCTGCAAGGGTCGTTCCTGCGCTCGCAATCGTGGGCGGCCGCGTACAAGGCGGCGGCGGTGCGGTTCTCGTCGGACCTCGGCAACCACGATGACGGGCCGCTGAAGGAGGTGGACGCGCTCCCGGTGGACGAGGGGCTCGCGACGGTGAAGCTCCGCGCGGCGCGGTTCACGGTCATGGATACGAGCGGGGGAAACGTGTACTTCGCTCGCGGGCTCACGATGGCGGACGAACGGAGCCGATATCGGGATCTGAACGTGGCGCGCGTCATGATCGAGGCGTACCTCGCGGCGCAACCGATCCTTGATAACGAGATCAACAACGATCCGCCGCTGAACGAGGACGGGACCCTCGAAACGAATACCGCGGGGGCGATCGACCGAGCGGTAACGAATGCCCTGTCAGGTGCGCTGATGCCCGACCATGCAAGCGCGGTGCGGGCGCGCGTCATCCGCACGGACAACGTCTTCGAGACGAACCTCCTCCGGGCACGCATGACCGTGGTCCCTCGGGGGCAAATCTACGGGGTCTCGGCCGAGCTCGGGCCGGGGCTCTTGACGGACAACGAGGAGGAGGGCGGCTGA
- a CDS encoding phage protease gives MLLFRAGVNKSYKGLLLFDEEAARRVLADFEAHGAELFFDYDHASLFGFSKGAGEAAAWFRPEVREGALWAVDVRWTEEAAEKVRARKYRYISPAVDYELDSNRITRLINVALTNLPASHGLPPLMAASQGAKGMLEGALAHIASALGLDPDSATEDDVIKAFDDHMAEEGGDEGDDALKDSDAAEALAQIRTLTGKATAREALAAAAEELQAARAAAVEDEIGALVDRGVAAKLIPEAGREAFVKLGRKDLDALRELVGSSGEDPAREKPKGDPPKGDPPKKPAARPSPPATRYQQATLAARTRRNGEFDLQVAKTLRIDPAAMDEADD, from the coding sequence GTGCTGCTCTTCCGCGCGGGCGTTAACAAGTCGTACAAGGGCCTCCTCCTCTTCGACGAAGAAGCCGCGCGGCGCGTCCTGGCAGACTTCGAGGCGCACGGCGCCGAGCTCTTCTTCGACTACGACCACGCGTCCCTTTTCGGCTTCTCGAAGGGCGCGGGCGAGGCGGCGGCGTGGTTCCGGCCCGAGGTTCGCGAGGGCGCGCTCTGGGCCGTCGATGTCCGCTGGACCGAGGAAGCGGCCGAGAAGGTCCGGGCGCGGAAGTATCGCTACATCTCGCCCGCGGTCGATTACGAGCTCGATAGCAACCGGATCACGCGGCTGATCAACGTCGCGCTGACGAACCTGCCCGCTTCGCACGGGCTTCCGCCGCTGATGGCGGCTTCGCAGGGAGCAAAAGGCATGTTGGAAGGCGCGCTCGCGCATATCGCCTCGGCGCTCGGGCTCGATCCCGATTCGGCGACCGAGGACGACGTGATCAAGGCGTTTGATGATCACATGGCCGAGGAGGGCGGCGACGAGGGGGACGACGCGCTGAAGGATAGCGACGCGGCGGAGGCCCTCGCGCAGATCCGCACGCTCACCGGGAAGGCGACGGCGCGCGAGGCGCTCGCGGCGGCGGCCGAGGAGCTGCAAGCGGCGCGCGCGGCGGCCGTGGAGGACGAGATCGGCGCGCTCGTGGATCGGGGCGTCGCGGCGAAGCTGATACCCGAGGCGGGGCGCGAGGCGTTCGTGAAGCTCGGCCGAAAGGACCTCGACGCGTTGCGGGAGCTCGTCGGGAGCTCGGGCGAGGATCCCGCGCGGGAGAAGCCGAAAGGGGATCCGCCGAAGGGCGATCCCCCGAAGAAACCGGCGGCGAGGCCCTCGCCTCCGGCGACGCGGTATCAGCAGGCGACGCTCGCGGCGCGTACGCGTCGGAATGGGGAGTTTGATCTCCAGGTGGCGAAGACGCTGCGGATCGATCCCGCCGCGATGGATGAGGCCGACGATTGA
- a CDS encoding phage portal protein family protein: MTRAPRVRYAQHVFAPLMGWDNDRVRQALERHEAGDFRESADLAEALLTDERLDGALQQRIDGLLALPLSFEVSTETGDAAAAELAQKKAAEVWWRFCPEPVLRDVLKWLIMLGVAVVQLNWTEERGQWLPLLEVWHPRDLWFDGHEVTYRVGTPTAQIALGADPYKWAIFASGSQTPWMNGAVRRVAMYYLAKQQMFTDWAHYSEVYGHPTRVGKYPAGLDESDETARERDAYQDALVNAGKSPVIMLPVDIDSEGKAAAGWDYELVQADGASAVEVFERGIRYCDSAAAMAILRQTLTMEPAPIGSHALGKVHNAVRHEGKRADTEGLATTGHYEVLRPWALFNFGDERLAPWPKWDTRTPEEREAQAEAEVLEARRRADVAKAEAEARRAVAEAKRAEAIAAAEAAKLRAETLERVAGAVAALGASTLASRVDWDALAKDGGLPLAPAGKSQPRELGRRALSGGGKVLHVVDGTYELFRAHFSRGRRRVVDGKDVKATVGMVASLVALLEAGEVTHLAVAFDNPITSFRNKLFEGYKDDSVVPAALRAQFEDAEAAARALGVVVWSMDEFEADDALATACQKYAQNFATIRLLSPDKDLAQCLTRAGVVLVDRARGRELAADGVRERFGVDPESIPDLLALVGDAADQIPGLGGVGIEAAAALLSRYSHIEDIPEDAAAWDVEVWGAERVAAALKAGREDALLYRELATLVRNVPLEETAAELAWGGENEGFGAWCERMNADHLKGRLPVAG, from the coding sequence ATGACTCGCGCTCCTCGCGTCCGCTACGCGCAACATGTCTTCGCGCCGCTCATGGGCTGGGATAACGATCGCGTGCGGCAAGCGCTCGAACGGCATGAGGCGGGAGACTTCCGCGAGTCGGCGGACCTCGCGGAAGCGCTGTTGACCGACGAGCGGCTCGATGGCGCTCTCCAGCAACGGATCGACGGGCTGCTCGCGCTGCCGCTCTCCTTCGAGGTCTCGACCGAGACGGGCGACGCGGCGGCGGCGGAGCTCGCGCAGAAGAAGGCCGCGGAGGTCTGGTGGCGCTTTTGTCCCGAGCCTGTCCTGCGTGACGTCCTGAAGTGGTTGATCATGCTCGGCGTCGCGGTCGTGCAACTGAATTGGACCGAGGAGCGGGGGCAATGGCTGCCGCTGCTCGAGGTCTGGCATCCGCGCGATCTGTGGTTCGATGGGCATGAGGTTACGTACAGGGTCGGCACTCCGACCGCGCAGATCGCGCTCGGCGCGGATCCGTATAAGTGGGCGATCTTCGCCTCGGGGAGCCAGACACCCTGGATGAACGGCGCCGTCCGCCGGGTCGCGATGTACTACCTCGCGAAACAACAGATGTTCACGGATTGGGCCCATTACTCCGAGGTCTACGGGCATCCTACACGCGTCGGGAAGTATCCCGCGGGCCTCGATGAGAGCGACGAGACCGCGCGGGAGCGCGACGCGTACCAGGATGCGCTCGTCAACGCGGGGAAATCGCCGGTGATCATGCTCCCGGTGGATATCGACAGCGAAGGCAAGGCGGCTGCGGGCTGGGATTACGAGCTTGTTCAGGCGGACGGCGCGAGCGCGGTCGAGGTGTTCGAGCGCGGGATCCGGTACTGCGACAGCGCGGCGGCGATGGCGATCCTCCGGCAGACGCTCACCATGGAACCGGCGCCGATCGGCTCGCATGCACTCGGGAAGGTGCATAACGCGGTTCGTCACGAGGGGAAGCGGGCGGACACGGAAGGGCTCGCGACCACGGGGCATTACGAGGTGTTGCGGCCGTGGGCCCTGTTCAACTTCGGGGATGAACGTCTCGCGCCCTGGCCAAAGTGGGACACGAGGACGCCCGAGGAACGCGAGGCGCAAGCCGAGGCCGAGGTGCTCGAGGCGCGGCGGCGCGCGGACGTGGCGAAGGCGGAAGCGGAAGCGCGGCGCGCCGTCGCTGAGGCGAAACGGGCGGAAGCCATCGCGGCGGCTGAGGCGGCGAAGCTCCGGGCCGAGACGCTCGAACGTGTCGCGGGCGCGGTCGCTGCGCTCGGCGCGAGCACGCTTGCGAGCCGCGTGGATTGGGACGCGCTGGCGAAGGACGGGGGGCTTCCCCTGGCTCCGGCGGGCAAGTCTCAGCCGCGGGAGCTCGGGCGCCGCGCCTTGTCGGGCGGCGGGAAGGTGCTCCACGTCGTGGACGGCACGTATGAGCTCTTCCGCGCTCACTTCTCGCGAGGCCGGCGGCGCGTCGTCGATGGGAAGGACGTCAAGGCGACCGTGGGCATGGTCGCGTCCCTCGTGGCCCTGCTCGAGGCCGGCGAGGTCACGCATCTTGCCGTGGCATTCGACAACCCGATCACGAGCTTCCGAAACAAGCTGTTCGAGGGATACAAGGACGATTCCGTCGTCCCGGCGGCCCTGCGCGCGCAGTTCGAGGACGCGGAAGCGGCGGCGCGCGCGCTCGGGGTCGTGGTCTGGTCGATGGACGAGTTCGAGGCCGACGACGCGCTTGCCACGGCATGCCAGAAGTACGCGCAGAACTTCGCCACAATCCGCCTCCTCTCCCCGGACAAAGACTTGGCGCAATGCCTGACACGCGCGGGCGTCGTGCTCGTGGATCGTGCTCGTGGTCGGGAGCTCGCGGCGGATGGCGTGCGGGAGCGGTTCGGCGTCGATCCGGAGAGCATCCCCGATCTGCTCGCGCTCGTGGGCGATGCCGCCGACCAGATCCCGGGGCTCGGTGGGGTGGGCATCGAGGCGGCGGCCGCGCTCTTGTCGAGATACAGCCATATTGAAGATATCCCGGAAGATGCGGCGGCTTGGGACGTCGAGGTCTGGGGCGCGGAGCGTGTCGCGGCGGCCCTGAAGGCCGGTCGAGAGGACGCGCTCCTGTACCGCGAGCTCGCCACGCTCGTTCGGAATGTCCCCCTCGAAGAGACTGCGGCAGAGCTCGCATGGGGTGGGGAGAACGAAGGCTTTGGCGCATGGTGTGAGAGAATGAATGCAGACCATTTGAAGGGACGGTTACCTGTCGCCGGGTGA
- a CDS encoding Mu-like prophage major head subunit gpT family protein — protein sequence MIITRSSLRAMFKGFQVLFKSGMGMAEPWGSKVARTLPSTGEEETYSWLTAIPGLRHWVGPRVVENLRSRSFTIKNKPFEKTLGVEREKIEDDKYGMYGDYASLLGQQAAKHPDDCIAPILLYGEQTSYLDPLVGPVSLVVYDGQPVFSEVHPVDQDDPDSPVQANYHPSGMALTPENYEIVRANMRSLVDVNGRRIGIKPDTLIVSPQKEGAAKRIVEAETIARGGAQEDNINQGTAEVLVIDELSDAPGVWFLAMLKNQLMRPIIWQERQKPRFQALMNGSEYAFVNNQYLAGVDCRGNAAPAVWQSIAKCRP from the coding sequence ATGATCATCACGCGTTCGAGCCTGCGGGCGATGTTCAAAGGCTTCCAGGTCCTCTTCAAAAGCGGGATGGGTATGGCGGAGCCGTGGGGCTCGAAGGTCGCCCGCACGCTCCCGAGCACGGGCGAGGAAGAGACTTACTCCTGGTTGACCGCGATCCCGGGCCTTCGGCATTGGGTGGGCCCTCGCGTAGTCGAAAACCTCCGCTCGCGTAGCTTCACGATCAAAAACAAGCCCTTCGAGAAGACTCTCGGCGTCGAGCGGGAGAAGATCGAAGACGACAAATACGGGATGTATGGGGATTATGCGAGCCTGCTCGGGCAGCAGGCCGCGAAGCATCCCGACGACTGCATCGCGCCGATCCTCCTCTACGGGGAGCAAACGAGCTACCTCGATCCCCTCGTCGGGCCGGTTTCGCTCGTCGTCTACGATGGCCAGCCTGTCTTTTCCGAGGTGCATCCGGTGGATCAAGACGATCCCGATTCACCCGTCCAGGCGAACTATCACCCCTCGGGGATGGCGCTCACGCCGGAGAATTACGAGATCGTCCGCGCGAACATGCGGTCGCTCGTCGACGTGAACGGCCGGCGGATCGGGATCAAACCGGATACGCTGATCGTGAGCCCGCAGAAGGAAGGCGCGGCGAAGCGGATCGTGGAAGCCGAGACGATCGCCCGCGGCGGCGCGCAGGAAGACAACATCAATCAGGGGACGGCCGAGGTGCTCGTGATCGATGAGCTGAGCGATGCGCCCGGGGTCTGGTTCCTCGCCATGCTCAAGAATCAGTTGATGCGGCCGATCATCTGGCAGGAGCGGCAAAAGCCGAGGTTTCAGGCGCTCATGAACGGGAGCGAGTACGCGTTCGTCAATAATCAATACCTCGCGGGGGTCGACTGCCGGGGCAATGCCGCGCCGGCCGTCTGGCAGAGCATCGCGAAATGTCGCCCGTAG
- a CDS encoding phage protein Gp36 family protein, with product MNAYATLAQLYALGVNKEALARVPVPDQLEGLEAASRKVDTYLADLNPPLAVFTGAIVEATAAIAAYMLMSASGFDPEHDDSKNLRQRYLDQIHWLEGLDGGKKLPGVVGQSGANGKRLGPRVRAAELRGWERGWRGGRRA from the coding sequence GTGAACGCGTACGCCACGCTCGCGCAACTGTACGCGCTCGGCGTCAACAAGGAGGCGCTGGCTCGTGTACCCGTTCCGGATCAACTCGAAGGGCTCGAGGCGGCTTCGCGCAAGGTGGATACGTATCTCGCGGATCTCAACCCGCCGCTTGCCGTCTTCACGGGGGCGATCGTCGAAGCTACGGCGGCGATTGCGGCCTATATGCTCATGTCCGCCTCGGGCTTCGATCCCGAGCACGACGATTCCAAGAACCTGCGGCAAAGGTACCTCGACCAAATCCACTGGCTCGAAGGGCTCGACGGGGGGAAGAAGCTGCCGGGCGTCGTTGGGCAATCGGGCGCGAACGGCAAGCGGCTCGGGCCGCGTGTACGCGCGGCGGAGCTGCGGGGCTGGGAACGGGGATGGCGAGGAGGGCGGCGGGCATGA
- the gvpU gene encoding gas vesicle accessory protein GvpU, producing MDENIVALFAAPPDPPAPATTASGTAPQQTKTDWFLQGLVKMINGTDASLGVTLQVGGLLVSGTLVSGHKYFSGVGAELAAATPGSDETKERLRSTISRLGENFTKPADGNEPKPLPQYIHLKEARFFHVGGKPIPSNNGVWWRGRLSEVGGFCLGILDMQG from the coding sequence ATGGACGAGAACATCGTTGCACTTTTTGCCGCACCCCCTGACCCACCGGCACCCGCCACGACTGCATCCGGCACGGCTCCGCAGCAGACGAAAACCGATTGGTTCCTGCAGGGTCTTGTAAAGATGATCAACGGCACAGATGCCAGTCTCGGTGTTACCCTTCAGGTGGGGGGATTACTGGTATCTGGAACTCTGGTGAGCGGACATAAGTATTTCTCGGGAGTCGGCGCGGAGCTCGCTGCTGCAACGCCCGGTAGTGATGAAACAAAAGAAAGGCTCCGTAGTACGATTAGTCGGCTGGGTGAAAATTTCACTAAACCCGCTGACGGAAACGAGCCTAAGCCACTGCCTCAATACATTCATCTGAAAGAGGCGCGATTTTTTCACGTCGGTGGAAAACCTATCCCGTCCAACAATGGCGTGTGGTGGCGGGGAAGGCTTTCGGAAGTCGGGGGCTTCTGTCTCGGCATCTTGGACATGCAAGGTTGA
- a CDS encoding terminase large subunit domain-containing protein, whose product MAKAFGYRVGDFSYREHGRIAAAPSEGLAAFIPAVTPGYSRPDHLGPLIELLERARREPVRAVIHAPPRHGKTDTILHAIAWYLRKDPTLPIAYATYGIELANSKSRDARAMARAAGVELDAGAKGVGEWRTREGGRAVFTALNGSLTGKGFRVLFVDDPFKNRIQAESPTYRSRIWDLWQGSTINRVEPGGSAIVLATRWHPEDLSGRLISQGWQYLRLPALSDDGRALWPERWPAAELEARRREVGEYTWASLYQGVPRPRGGAVFNAEPALYTSAALDVVREYRDGIGVDFAYTARKHADYSSAVVMRSHEPERGRRVYYVLECLRKQVLAPEFAAEGARLQRAHGGCKAMGYVTVFEKMIVPFMSDRGFTVEARRVKADKFTRAQPYAASWNDGRVLLPEDVGPDSWVNVFLAEHLRFTGQDDDEDDQVDAGAAAHDLLASPAGRIAGSFSAANKRPVKLTRYTR is encoded by the coding sequence ATGGCGAAGGCTTTCGGCTATCGGGTCGGCGATTTCTCCTACCGGGAGCACGGCCGGATCGCGGCGGCCCCCTCCGAAGGCCTCGCGGCGTTCATACCGGCCGTAACGCCCGGGTATTCGCGCCCGGATCATCTTGGCCCGCTGATCGAGCTCCTCGAGCGCGCGCGGCGCGAGCCTGTCCGCGCGGTGATCCACGCTCCGCCGCGCCACGGGAAGACGGACACGATCCTCCATGCGATTGCGTGGTACCTGCGGAAGGATCCCACCCTCCCGATCGCTTATGCGACGTACGGGATCGAGCTAGCCAACAGCAAGAGCCGCGACGCTCGGGCGATGGCGCGCGCGGCCGGCGTCGAGCTCGATGCCGGGGCGAAGGGCGTCGGCGAGTGGCGCACGCGCGAGGGCGGGCGGGCCGTGTTCACGGCGCTAAACGGCTCGCTGACGGGCAAGGGCTTTCGGGTCCTCTTCGTGGATGACCCCTTCAAGAACCGGATCCAGGCGGAAAGCCCGACCTATCGCTCGCGGATCTGGGACCTCTGGCAGGGCTCGACGATCAACCGTGTCGAGCCGGGCGGGAGCGCAATCGTCCTTGCCACGCGGTGGCATCCTGAAGACCTCTCGGGGCGGCTGATCTCCCAGGGGTGGCAATACCTCCGCCTCCCTGCGCTCTCCGACGACGGGCGCGCGCTCTGGCCCGAACGATGGCCCGCGGCCGAGCTCGAAGCACGGCGGCGCGAGGTCGGAGAGTATACGTGGGCCTCGCTGTATCAAGGCGTCCCGAGGCCTCGGGGCGGGGCCGTGTTCAACGCTGAGCCGGCCCTCTATACCTCCGCGGCCCTCGACGTGGTGCGGGAGTATCGCGACGGGATCGGCGTCGATTTCGCGTATACCGCGCGGAAGCACGCGGATTACTCGTCGGCGGTCGTCATGCGCTCGCACGAACCGGAGCGCGGGCGGCGCGTTTACTACGTGCTCGAATGCCTGCGGAAGCAGGTCCTTGCGCCGGAGTTTGCCGCGGAGGGCGCGCGGCTGCAACGGGCGCACGGGGGATGCAAGGCAATGGGCTACGTCACGGTGTTCGAAAAGATGATCGTCCCCTTCATGTCGGATCGGGGCTTCACGGTCGAGGCGCGCCGGGTGAAGGCGGACAAGTTCACGCGGGCGCAACCCTACGCGGCGTCCTGGAACGATGGGCGCGTGCTCCTCCCGGAAGACGTGGGCCCGGATTCGTGGGTCAACGTCTTCCTGGCGGAGCATCTTCGGTTCACGGGGCAGGACGACGACGAAGACGACCAGGTCGACGCCGGCGCGGCCGCGCATGACCTGCTCGCCTCGCCCGCGGGGCGGATTGCGGGATCGTTCTCCGCGGCGAACAAACGGCCGGTGAAGCTCACGAGGTACACCCGATGA
- a CDS encoding AAA family ATPase, which translates to MLTRIKVENFRGITSADVPLFPVTVLVAPNNAGKSTLLEALAISIGGVQALPEIVRRRGWPGLSMLSAMLPHEKTKTVVQRHDGTEVTTTLKRVSIIESTDTEHLQQTELKRPQAVYVAGHPRSGRFFIDAQGRTFTVMHSGGDLPGFARLLTDQQISPDELVDAVGIIARRGESTHARLVQHLKVIDPDLADIRAIPVDNARWEPHAMYADRTIPLAVFGDGMKRLLSLVARLSGADEFPALIEEPECFQHPRVLNKIADIIWSAADANAQVIVSTHSVSFFELLRQRAQEETDRRDKFGLIEIERGADGNVTTAAFPQGIGPFRSELLREKLGG; encoded by the coding sequence ATGTTGACGCGGATTAAAGTCGAAAACTTTCGTGGAATCACCTCGGCAGATGTTCCGCTCTTCCCTGTTACGGTCCTTGTCGCTCCCAATAATGCGGGCAAGTCCACGCTTTTAGAGGCTCTCGCCATATCTATCGGCGGTGTCCAGGCGTTGCCCGAAATCGTTCGTCGCCGCGGGTGGCCCGGGCTCTCAATGCTTTCTGCAATGCTGCCGCACGAAAAAACCAAGACAGTCGTGCAGCGTCATGACGGAACCGAGGTGACCACAACGCTGAAGCGTGTATCGATAATCGAATCGACGGATACGGAGCATTTGCAGCAGACAGAGCTAAAGCGACCTCAGGCTGTATACGTCGCCGGGCACCCTCGTAGTGGTCGATTTTTTATCGATGCCCAAGGGAGAACATTCACTGTCATGCATAGTGGCGGTGACCTCCCAGGGTTTGCTCGGTTGCTTACAGATCAGCAAATATCACCAGATGAACTCGTTGACGCCGTGGGCATAATCGCGCGCCGCGGCGAGTCGACGCACGCGCGGTTGGTGCAACACCTAAAGGTTATCGATCCTGATCTTGCGGATATTCGTGCCATTCCAGTGGACAACGCCCGGTGGGAGCCGCATGCAATGTATGCAGACAGGACCATCCCGCTCGCGGTCTTTGGCGATGGCATGAAGCGGCTACTTTCCTTGGTGGCGCGACTCTCCGGTGCAGACGAGTTTCCTGCCCTCATAGAGGAGCCTGAGTGCTTCCAGCACCCGCGCGTGCTGAACAAAATCGCCGATATCATTTGGAGCGCGGCAGACGCCAACGCACAGGTAATCGTCTCGACACACTCGGTGTCGTTTTTCGAGCTCCTTCGGCAGCGGGCTCAAGAAGAGACGGACCGCCGCGACAAGTTCGGATTGATTGAGATTGAGCGTGGCGCAGACGGTAACGTCACCACAGCTGCGTTTCCGCAAGGGATCGGGCCGTTCCGATCAGAATTGCTCCGTGAAAAACTTGGTGGATAA